Proteins found in one Zea mays cultivar B73 chromosome 1, Zm-B73-REFERENCE-NAM-5.0, whole genome shotgun sequence genomic segment:
- the LOC103643139 gene encoding transcription factor HEC2: MDLDMLNSHPEAQLELMNAMLQLEQLAGFPLHDHGGAIMMAVPSTPPSPPPPPGMQQQAATHHHHLSSVPRHMSAGATANNNGRAGVYDDHQYPRQVRVTAASSSSCSCNDGGSSGEISATAAAAVGSSSSSSAMREMVFRVAALQPVNIEPEMVRPPKRRNARISTDPQSVAARVRRERISERIRVLQRLVPGGTKMDTASMLDEAIHYVKFLKTQVQSLERAAAADARRPVPDNGGAAPYSSARINGQW; the protein is encoded by the coding sequence ATGGACTTGGACATGCTGAATTCTCACCCGGAGGCGCAGCTGGAGCTGATGAACGCAATGCTCCAGCTGGAGCAGCTCGCCGGGTTCCCTCTCCATGACCACGGCGGGGCCATAATGATGGCGGTGCCTTCGACTcccccgtcgccgccgccgccgccgggcatgCAGCAGCAAGCAGCTACTCACCACCACCATCTCTCTTCGGTGCCTCGTCACATGTCCGCGGGCGCCACCGCCAACAACAACGGCCGTGCCGGCGTGTACGACGACCACCAGTACCCCCGGCAGGTCAGAGTCACAgccgcgtcgtcgtcgtcgtgctCGTGCAacgacggcggcagcagcggAGAGATCAgcgccaccgccgctgccgccgtcgggtcatcgtcgtcgtcgtcggcgatgcgggagATGGTCTTCCGCGTGGCGGCGCTGCAGCCGGTGAACATCGAGCCGGAGATGGTGCGGCCCCCGAAGCGGCGCAACGCGCGCATCTCCACCGACCCGCAGAGCGTGGCGGCGCGGGTGCGGCGGGAGCGCATCAGCGAGCGCATCCGCGTCCTGCAGCGCCTCGTCCCGGGCGGCACCAAGATGGACACCgcgtccatgctggacgaggccatCCACTACGTCAAGTTCCTCAAGACGCAGGTGCAGTCCCTCGAGCGCGCCGCCGCGGCCGACGCCCGCCGCCCGGTACCAGACAACGGTGGCGCCGCGCCCTACTCATCCGCCCGCATCAACGGCCAGTGGTAG